A section of the Labrus bergylta chromosome 21, fLabBer1.1, whole genome shotgun sequence genome encodes:
- the LOC109996275 gene encoding low affinity immunoglobulin gamma Fc region receptor III-like isoform X1, whose amino-acid sequence MLQFSVQTVNMEVGGLRIKLLVHILFLLCAHVQDVDSLILRPEPNMLQFFEYESLIFHCEGSSGSTGLKIVHRSKGEVQTCETPVTSTRSSCSIKNLYLEDNGQYWCESGDRKTSDVIDITVTAGPVILESPISVVKGEDVTLRCRNKTTSPNLSADFYKDGRLIGRSSTENMTIHGVTKCDEGHYKCTISGGGESAESRMAVEEPNEMAFPWKVIIVLLVLLVLVGLLHLAKGYWNRVLLYLSTLAPQSGTTEVQTVSVEAGREAADANQAMYAVVLKNRTKKVEAESSTPAFYSTLADPGDTQQLEPGVSAITTGTVRSAGTSQPLTQEPCYSMIH is encoded by the exons ATGCTTCAGTTCAGTGTTCAGACAGTCAACATGGAGGTCGGCGGCCTCCGCATCAAACTCT TGGTCCACATCTTATTCctgctgtgtgcacatgttCAGGACGTTG attcactgATTCTCCGTCCTGAACCAAACATGCTGCAGTTCTTTGAATATGAGTCTCTGATCTTTCATTGTGAGGGCTCTTCCGGCTCGACTGGACTGAAAATTGTACATCGGTCCAAAGGGGAAGTACAGACATGTGAAACTCCAGTGACATCAACAAGGTCATCCTGCTCCattaaaaatctttatttagaGGACAATGGACAATACTGGTGTGAGTCTGGAGATAGGAAGACAAGCGACGTCATCGATATCACTGTTACTG CTGGTCCTGTGATCCTGGAGAGTCCCATCAGTGTGGTGAAGGGAGAGGATGTGACTCTGCGCTGCAGAAACAAGACGACCTCACCCAACCTCTCAGCTGATTTCTACAAAGATGGACGCCTTATCGGAAGAAGCTctacagaaaacatgacaaTCCACGGCGTTACCAAATGTGATGAAGGACACTACAAGTGTACCAtctctggaggaggagaatcAGCTGAGAGTCGGATGGCTGTTGAAG AACCCAACGAGATGGCCTTCCCATGGAAAGTTATCATCGTTTTATTGGTTCTGCTGGTGCTGGTTGGACTTCTTCATCTCGCCAAAGGTTATTGGAACAGAg TGTTGCTGTACTTGTCCACACTGGCACCTCAATCAGGCACAACTGAGGTTCAAACAG tctctGTTGAGGCCGGTCGAGAGGCAGCAGATGCAAACCAAGCGATGTACGCTGTGGTTTTgaaaaacaggacaaagaaag TTGAGGCTGAATCGTCAACTCCAGCCTTTTACTCCACTTTGGCTGATCCTGGTGACACTCAACAACTAG AGCCAGGAGTATCCGCAATCACGACGGGGACAGTTCGCTCAGCTGGCACCAGCCAACCTTTGACCCAGGAACCCTGCTATTCTATGATCCATTAG
- the LOC109996275 gene encoding low affinity immunoglobulin gamma Fc region receptor III-A-like isoform X2, whose product MLQFSVQTVNMEVGGLRIKLLVHILFLLCAHVQDVDSLILRPEPNMLQFFEYESLIFHCEGSSGSTGLKIVHRSKGEVQTCETPVTSTRSSCSIKNLYLEDNGQYWCESGDRKTSDVIDITVTAGPVILESPISVVKGEDVTLRCRNKTTSPNLSADFYKDGRLIGRSSTENMTIHGVTKCDEGHYKCTISGGGESAESRMAVEEPNEMAFPWKVIIVLLVLLVLVGLLHLAKGYWNRVLLYLSTLAPQSGTTEVQTVSVEAGREAADANQAMYAVVLKNRTKKVEAESSTPAFYSTLADPGDTQQLACKSSGDRQYHHRLPSVSVRTRRW is encoded by the exons ATGCTTCAGTTCAGTGTTCAGACAGTCAACATGGAGGTCGGCGGCCTCCGCATCAAACTCT TGGTCCACATCTTATTCctgctgtgtgcacatgttCAGGACGTTG attcactgATTCTCCGTCCTGAACCAAACATGCTGCAGTTCTTTGAATATGAGTCTCTGATCTTTCATTGTGAGGGCTCTTCCGGCTCGACTGGACTGAAAATTGTACATCGGTCCAAAGGGGAAGTACAGACATGTGAAACTCCAGTGACATCAACAAGGTCATCCTGCTCCattaaaaatctttatttagaGGACAATGGACAATACTGGTGTGAGTCTGGAGATAGGAAGACAAGCGACGTCATCGATATCACTGTTACTG CTGGTCCTGTGATCCTGGAGAGTCCCATCAGTGTGGTGAAGGGAGAGGATGTGACTCTGCGCTGCAGAAACAAGACGACCTCACCCAACCTCTCAGCTGATTTCTACAAAGATGGACGCCTTATCGGAAGAAGCTctacagaaaacatgacaaTCCACGGCGTTACCAAATGTGATGAAGGACACTACAAGTGTACCAtctctggaggaggagaatcAGCTGAGAGTCGGATGGCTGTTGAAG AACCCAACGAGATGGCCTTCCCATGGAAAGTTATCATCGTTTTATTGGTTCTGCTGGTGCTGGTTGGACTTCTTCATCTCGCCAAAGGTTATTGGAACAGAg TGTTGCTGTACTTGTCCACACTGGCACCTCAATCAGGCACAACTGAGGTTCAAACAG tctctGTTGAGGCCGGTCGAGAGGCAGCAGATGCAAACCAAGCGATGTACGCTGTGGTTTTgaaaaacaggacaaagaaag TTGAGGCTGAATCGTCAACTCCAGCCTTTTACTCCACTTTGGCTGATCCTGGTGACACTCAACAACTAG